CAGCGGCTACCAAATTACAGGCAAGTTTCGATTTGTCCAGTGGAGTTTTAATTCAAGTAGCGTTGTTTGATTTGGGTAGTCATCAGCCAAGCCGTTTATTGATTATCATCCATCACTTAGCTGTAGATGGGGTTTCTTGGCGAATTTTGCTGGAGGACTTACAAACAGTTTATGAGCAGCTAAGTCAAGGCAAAACTGTTAAGTTACCAGCGAAAACTACTTCCTTTAAACAGTGGTCATACGATCTACAGGAGTATGCAAAATCAGAAGCCTTAGCGCAAGAACAGCATTACTGGTTAGCTTTGTCTCAAAAAGAAATTTTCGCTCTGCCAGTAGATGATCTCAATGGAGAAAACACAGAAGCTTCTAAAGATATCGTATCAATAGAGCTAAATGCCGAAGAAACTCAAGCACTCTTAAAAGAAGTGCCACAAGCTTATAACACTCAAATTAATGATGTGTTGCTCACGGCACTGGGGCAAACTTTTGCTAGTTGGACTGGGAATCAATCTCTATTAGTAGAGTTAGAAGGTCACGGACGGGAAGAAATTTTCGACAATGTAGATTTATCTCGTACCGTCGGCTGGTTTACAAGTATTTTTCCAGTCCACATCAATTTAGAAGCAGCTTTAGATCCAGGGACAGCTTTAAAGATAGTTAAAGAAGAACTGCGGAGTATTCCCAATCGAGGTATTGGTTATGGTGTATTACGCTATTTAAGTCGCGATCGACAAATAACAGAATCGCTCAATAGTACCTCCAAAGCTGAAGTGCTTTTTAATTACTTGGGTCAGTTTGACCAGACTTTTTCTCAGTCTTCTTCGTTTAAGTTTGCTCGAGAATCTAGCGGATTAGCTCTGAGCCAGCACGGTCAAAGGAGCCATCTATTAGAAATCAACGCTTTAATAACTAACAGCAAGCTAAGAGTGAATTGGGCTTATAGCAAAAATATTCATCGTCAAACTACAGTCAAGTTTATAGCCGAAAAGTTTAAAGAAGTGCTGTGTGAACTCATTGCTCATTGTCTATCTCCAGAGGCTGGGGGTTATACTCCTTCAGATTTTCCTGATGTAATGCTTGATGAAAATCAATTAGAAAAAGTTCTTGCACAAATGGGTTTGGATTAGGAGGAAAATGCAATGAATAAGAAAAATATTGAAGCTATTTATCCATTGTCTCCAACTCAGCAAGGGATGTTGTTTGAGACATTATTTGCTCCCAATTCAGGTATTCATCTTGAGCAATCTACTTTCACCTTACAGGGAGAGGTAAATGTGTCGGCTTGTGAGCAAGCTTGGCAGAGGATTATTGCACGGCACTCAGTTTTAAGAACAGGCTTTGTCTGGAAAGAGCAAGAGCAGCCACTTCAGGTAGTTTTGCGACAAGTAGCAGTCCCATTGGAGCAGCAAGACTGGCGAGAATATTCTTTGCTAGAACAACAAGCACAATTGCAAGCTTATCTTCAGAGCAATCGCGATCGCGGTTTCAATTTATCTCAACCACCTCTGATGCATTTGGCACTTTTCCAAACTGGCGATCGTACTTATCAATTAGTTTGGACTTCTCATCATATTCTCATGGATGGCTGGTGTAACCCTTTATTATTTCAGGAATTCTTATCTTTTTACCAAGCTTTAAGCCAAGGTCAAGATTTACACCTTAAACCAGTTCGCCCTTACAAAGATTATATTGCCTGGCTCAAGCAACAAGATGAATTACAAGTTCAAGAATTTTGGCAAAAAAACTTAAAAAATTTTACAAAAACCACTCCATTAGGAATAACAGCAGAACCCTTAACTAATAGTGCTAATAAAGCAAAATATGATGAGCAAAAAATATATTTAGATGCCACAAGTACAACAGTTATCAAATCTTTAGTAAAATCTCATCGCCTAACATTGAACACTCTAGTTCAAGGAATTTGGGCATTACTTCTTTGCCGCTATAGTAATAAAGATGATGTAGTTTTTGGGATTACAGTCTCCGGTCGTCCAGCAAATTTACCAGGAATCGAATCAGCCATCGGGCTTTTTATTAATACTTTGCCTTTAAGAGTAAAAATCGATCCGCAAGAAAAGTTATGGTACTGGTTCAACAATATCCAAAATTTTAATCTTGAGTTACGACAATACGAACACAGCAATGCAGGGCAAGTTCATCAATGCAGTGAATTACCGGGACATTTACCTCTTTATGAAAGTCTCTTAGTTTTCGAGAACTATCCTGTAGATGTAAATGCATTACAGTCTGCTGAGCTAAAAATTAACATATCTGATTCGCGTTCCATTGGCGCACAAACTAAATATGCTCTCACCCTCATAGCATCTGTTGAATCAGAACTCCATTTGAAATGCGTTTACGATCGACGTCGTTTTGATAGTGCTGATGTAGGGCAGATTTTAGAACATTTTTTAACTCTATTAAACAGGATTGTTTCTAATCCAGAAGCAACACTGCAAACACTTTTAGCGCAAATTCCTCTGGCGCAAATTCCAAGAGTTAGACCTTTACAAAAATCTGCACCAGTTACAGAAAACCAAGTTGTACAAACTCAACGCACTCCTGTAGAAGAGGTACTAGCAGGAATATGGACAGAAATTCTTGGAAGAGAATGTATAGGCAATCATGATAATTTTTTTGATTTAGGCGGACATTCACTGTTAGCAACTCAGGTAATATCTCGCCTTCGGGACGCTTTTGGGGTAGAGATACCGCTAAGTTATTTGTTTGAGTCGCCAACCATAGCAGAATGCGCCCAGAGAATAGAAACGAAAATCAGAACTGGGGAAAAGTTGGAGACTTTGCCAATAAAACCTGTTAGCAGGAGTAAAAACTTACCCTTATCTTTTGCTCAACAACGACTCTGGTTGCTCGATCAATTAGACCCAGGAAATCATACTTATAATATTCCTACGGCTGTGCGCTTAACTGGGTCACTCAACATCACAGCTTTAGAGCAAAGTCTGAAAGCAGTCGTCAGCCGTCACGAAACCTTACGCACAGTTTTTACTACAGTTGAAGGGCAACCAGTTCAGAAAATTCAACCGATTACAGAGATTACTATAGCGAGAGTAGACCTAAGAGGAAATGAGCGATCGCCTCAACAACGAGAAACGGAAGCAACGCACATTGCACTTGCAGAAGCACAAAGTCCTTTCAACCTAGCCCAAGGACCACTACTACGAGCCACATTACTACAGCTAGACGAAGCAGAGTATGTTTTACTGCTGACAATGCACCACATTATCTCCGACCTGTGGTCAATGGCGATACTCATTCGGGAACTAGCAGACTTTTACGCAGCTTTTAGCCAAGGGAAATCGCTGACACTCCCTGACTTGCCAATTCAGTATGCAGATTTTTCTGTATGGCAGAGAGAATGGTTGCGCTTAAAGGTACTAGAAACCCAACTAAACTACTGGAAACAGCAACTCAAAGACGCACCTATAAAGCTAGAGTTACCCACAGACAGACCTCGACCTTTGCAGCCAACTTATACTGGCACAACCCAATCATTCCAACTATCCAAAGACCTCAGCGATGCACTGAAATTACTTAGCAGGCGGGAGAATGTTACTCTCTCTATGACCATGCTAGCTGCATATAACACCTTGCTCTACTACTACACTAAGCAAGAAGATATCCTTGTAGGTTCAGCTATTGCCAATCGCAACCGCAGCGAAATTGAAGGATTAATAGGCTTTTTTGTCAATAGTTTAGTTCTGCGAACAGACCTTTCAGTAAACCCTAGTTTTAGCCAATTGCTCCATCGGACACGTGAAGTAACTTTAGGAGCTTATGCGCATCAGGATTTGCCTTTTGAAAAGTTAGTTGGAGAATTGCAGCTAGAGCGCGACCTAAATTATAATCCCCTATTTCAAGTGTGGTTTGCTTTCCAGAATGTAGCCACAGCAGATATTCAAAAACTCACTTTGTCTTTACCAGATCTCACCCTTAGCCCATTCGATACCAACAAGCAGAGAGTTCCTTTTGATTTAGGGTTATTACTTTCTGAGCAAGCAGAAGGTATTAATGGTTGCTTTGAATATAAAACTGATTTATTTGAATCCAGCACTATAGTCCGCATGGCAGAACAGTTAGAAACACTTCTACAATGTGCGATCGCACAACCAGATATTCAACTATCCCAGTTAGTAGAAAAACTTAAAGAATCTGACTATCAAAAACAACTCAATCAAGAAAAAGAGTATAAAAACACAGTTCGTCAGAAGTTAATGAATATTAAACAAAAATCTAACATTAGCAGTAACTCATAACCCTATTTCCTTGGCATAAATATAATTTTTGGTTTTAAATTATGATGCAACCCCAAATTCTTGAAGGTGTCCGAATTTCCCCACTCCAGAAACATCTGTGGTTGTTACAGCACGCAGATAAGCAAACACCATTTCGCGCCCAAGTAGCAGTTTTAATTGAAGGCAAGCTAGACAGAGATAATCTAAATTTAGCCTTAAAAAATGTTGTTAATAAACATGAGATACTTAGGACTAAATTTAAATGCTTGCCGGGGATGAAAATTCCAGTTCAAGTAATCAATGATAGTGACATTAATTGGGAAGATGAATACGATCTAACTGGCTGGGAAACTCAGCAACAAGAAGCTAAAGTTGATGAAATTTTTCAGGATATGCTTCAGTTGCCTTTTGATTATGAAAAAGGGCAAAATTTGCGGATCGCCTTCATAACTTTATCGGCGCTAAAATATATATTGCTTTTAAGTTTACCCGCTTTGTGCGCGGATTCTGGAACTCTGAACAACCTGGTGCGAGAAATCAGCATTTCCTACGCAGCTTGTTTTCACCAGGAATTATCTGACGAAATTTTACAGTATGCTGATATTGCTGAATGGCAAAATGAATTACTTGAATCAGAAGATACAGAAACAGGTAGAGAATATTGGCGTAAACAGGATATTGCTCATCTTCTGAATTTAAGTTTGCCATTAGAGAATCAATCGCAAGCCAATCGAGGGTTTAAACCTCAAGTTGTCGGCTTGCAGATAAATCATGATTTAAATCAAAAAATTAAAATTTTAGCCGAGAAATATAATGCTTCTGTTTCCGTATTCTTATTAGCTTGTTGGCAAGTGTTGCTCATGCGCTTGACTGGACAATCGGAAATAGTTATCGGTACGGCTACTAATGGTCGTAATTACGAAGAATTAGGAACAGCGTTAGGATTATTTGCTAAATATTTACCGTTACATACTCATTTAA
This window of the Chroococcidiopsis thermalis PCC 7203 genome carries:
- a CDS encoding condensation domain-containing protein; this encodes MNKKNIEAIYPLSPTQQGMLFETLFAPNSGIHLEQSTFTLQGEVNVSACEQAWQRIIARHSVLRTGFVWKEQEQPLQVVLRQVAVPLEQQDWREYSLLEQQAQLQAYLQSNRDRGFNLSQPPLMHLALFQTGDRTYQLVWTSHHILMDGWCNPLLFQEFLSFYQALSQGQDLHLKPVRPYKDYIAWLKQQDELQVQEFWQKNLKNFTKTTPLGITAEPLTNSANKAKYDEQKIYLDATSTTVIKSLVKSHRLTLNTLVQGIWALLLCRYSNKDDVVFGITVSGRPANLPGIESAIGLFINTLPLRVKIDPQEKLWYWFNNIQNFNLELRQYEHSNAGQVHQCSELPGHLPLYESLLVFENYPVDVNALQSAELKINISDSRSIGAQTKYALTLIASVESELHLKCVYDRRRFDSADVGQILEHFLTLLNRIVSNPEATLQTLLAQIPLAQIPRVRPLQKSAPVTENQVVQTQRTPVEEVLAGIWTEILGRECIGNHDNFFDLGGHSLLATQVISRLRDAFGVEIPLSYLFESPTIAECAQRIETKIRTGEKLETLPIKPVSRSKNLPLSFAQQRLWLLDQLDPGNHTYNIPTAVRLTGSLNITALEQSLKAVVSRHETLRTVFTTVEGQPVQKIQPITEITIARVDLRGNERSPQQRETEATHIALAEAQSPFNLAQGPLLRATLLQLDEAEYVLLLTMHHIISDLWSMAILIRELADFYAAFSQGKSLTLPDLPIQYADFSVWQREWLRLKVLETQLNYWKQQLKDAPIKLELPTDRPRPLQPTYTGTTQSFQLSKDLSDALKLLSRRENVTLSMTMLAAYNTLLYYYTKQEDILVGSAIANRNRSEIEGLIGFFVNSLVLRTDLSVNPSFSQLLHRTREVTLGAYAHQDLPFEKLVGELQLERDLNYNPLFQVWFAFQNVATADIQKLTLSLPDLTLSPFDTNKQRVPFDLGLLLSEQAEGINGCFEYKTDLFESSTIVRMAEQLETLLQCAIAQPDIQLSQLVEKLKESDYQKQLNQEKEYKNTVRQKLMNIKQKSNISSNS